The genomic window TTTTGTTGGCTTAGCTGCGGTACTTGTTGGCTTTAACAGTTATTTTGAAATGGACCACTCATTACTACTAAATTTGACTGATACTCAACAGATGGCGACTAATATTCATCTTGTTGAAGTCTTCTTAGGAGTCTTTATTGGTGCGGTGACTTTTACCGGTTCAATTGTCGCTTTTGCTAAGTTACGTGGTGTTATCAGTTCTTCGGCATTAATGTTACCGCATCGCCATAAGTTAAACTTAGTGGCAGGCATTGTTACTTTTATTTTACTTGTTAGCTTTGTGCAAAGTGGTGGCGATGTTAACGCTTTGTACTTTATGACCTTTATTGCGCTTGTTTTTGGTTGGCATTTAGTCGCTTCTATCGGTGGAGCAGATATGCCCGTAGTGGTCTCTATGCTCAATTCTTATTCGGGTTGGGCAGCAGCAGCGGCTGGTTTTATGCTTAATAATGACTTATTAATTGTAACCGGCGCTTTGGTTGGCTCATCAGGAGCTATATTGTCATACATTATGTGTAAGGCGATGAATCGTTCTTTTATAAGTGTTATTGCTGGTGGCTTTGGTACAGACGTTGTCATTGACAATGATACCGATTATGGCGATCACGTTGAAGTTAATGTCGAAGCGGTTGCTGACCTGTTATCTGCGGCTAAATCAGTCATTATCACGCCTGGTTATGGCATGGCTGTCGCTCAAGCACAGTACCCTGTTTATGAATTGACTCGAGTATTAAAAGAGAAGGGGATCGATGTTCGTTTTGCTATTCATCCAGTTGCTGGACGTTTACCTGGCCATATGAATGTTTTGTTAGCCGAAGCAAAAGTGCCCTACGATATTGTCCTTAGCATGGATGAAATTAATGATGACTTCCCTAAAACGGATGTTGTGTTAGTGATTGGTGCTAACGACACAGTTAACCCCGCGGCAGCAGAAGATCCAACCAGTCCTATTGCCGGTATGCCCGTGTTAGAAGTATGGAATGCTAAACAAGTTATTGTTTTTAAACGCTCAATGAGCACAGG from Colwellia sp. PAMC 20917 includes these protein-coding regions:
- the pntB gene encoding Re/Si-specific NAD(P)(+) transhydrogenase subunit beta is translated as MEFSQGLISAAYIVAALLFIFSLSGLSKQETAETGNWYGITGMAVALIATIADPRVDNVLVIFIAMSVGAFIGLHLAKKVEMTQMPELVAILHSFVGLAAVLVGFNSYFEMDHSLLLNLTDTQQMATNIHLVEVFLGVFIGAVTFTGSIVAFAKLRGVISSSALMLPHRHKLNLVAGIVTFILLVSFVQSGGDVNALYFMTFIALVFGWHLVASIGGADMPVVVSMLNSYSGWAAAAAGFMLNNDLLIVTGALVGSSGAILSYIMCKAMNRSFISVIAGGFGTDVVIDNDTDYGDHVEVNVEAVADLLSAAKSVIITPGYGMAVAQAQYPVYELTRVLKEKGIDVRFAIHPVAGRLPGHMNVLLAEAKVPYDIVLSMDEINDDFPKTDVVLVIGANDTVNPAAAEDPTSPIAGMPVLEVWNAKQVIVFKRSMSTGYAGVQNPLFFKDNTQMLFGDAKDSVDKILKAL